Proteins from a genomic interval of Takifugu flavidus isolate HTHZ2018 unplaced genomic scaffold, ASM371156v2 ctg778, whole genome shotgun sequence:
- the LOC130521199 gene encoding NLR family CARD domain-containing protein 3-like: MCLIPVFCWITAIVLEDMMTRDQRGELPQTLTDLYSHFLRVQIKRKKQKYGGKQRPEELAEADKELLLKLGRLAFEHLQKGNIMFYSEDLERCGLDVSEVSVYSGVCTEIFKRESVIFQKSVYCFVHLSVQEFLAAVYMFHRYTRKDTAVINKFLKYLKPNDFSWFPGLFNNDPVTSLDDFLRRALRKSLKSKNGHLDLFVRFLHGLSLESNQRILGGLLDQTESHPETIQKVLKNLKEVNSDEISPDRSINIFHCLMEMKDQSVHQEIQEFLKSAKKSKRELSEIHCSALAYLLQMSEEVLDELNLRQYNTSEEGRRRLIPAVRNCRKAELSGRFLSKSHWEVVASAMTSNPSHLRELDLSKNKNLTDADVKLLSSAMMHPNCRLETLGLWDCSLSEISCDSLASALRSNPSHLRVLDLSQNQLKDPGVKLLCGFLQDPLCKLETLRSAFFYLRHNN, encoded by the exons atgtgtctgatcccagttttctgctggatcactgctatagttctggaggacatgatgaccagagaccagagaggagagctgccccaaaccctgactgacctctactcacacttcctgagggttcagataaagaggaagaagcagaagtatggaggaaagcagagaccagaggaactggctgaggctgataaagaactccttctgaagttgggtcggctggcgtttgaacatctgcagaaaggaaacatcatgttctactcagaagacctggagcgatgtggactggacgtctccgaggtgtcggtgtactcaggagtttgtacagagatcttcaagagagagagtgtgatcttccagaaatcagtctactgctttgttcatctgagcgttcaggagtttctggctgccgtctacatgttccaccgttacaccaggaaagacacagcggttataaataagttcctaaaatatttaaaaccgAACGACTTTTCCTGGTTTCCtgggttgtttaataacgatccagtcacatctcttgatgacttcctcaggagagcactaaggaaatctctgaaaagtaaaaatggccacctggacttgtttgttcgcttccttcatggtctctctctggagtccaatcagaggatcttgggaggactgttggatcagacggagagccacccagaaaccatccagaaggtcctcaaaaacctgaaggaggtgaacagtgatgaaatctccccagacagaagcatcaacatcttccactgtctgatggagatgaaggatcagtcagtccatcaggagatccaagagttcctgaagtccgcgaagaaatcaaagagggaactgtcagagatccactgttcagctctggcctacctgctgcagatgtcagaggaggttctggatgagctgaacctgcggcagtacaacacctcagaggagggacgacgtcgcctgattccagctgtgaggaactgcaggaaggccga actgtctggtcgttttctttcaaagagtcattgggaagttgtggcctcagcaatgacgtcaaacccttctcatctacgggagctggacttaagcaagaacaaaaacctgacagatgccgacgtaaagttactgtcttctgcaatgatgcatccaaactgcagactggagacgctcgg actgtgggactgcagtttatcagagatcagctgtgactctctggcctcggcgctgaggtccaatccctcccatctgagggttctggacctgagtcagaaccagctgaaggatccaggagtgaagctgctctgtggttttctccaggatcctctctgtaagctggagactctcaggtcagctttcttttatcttcgacataacaactaa